ATTCCACACTATGTCTACTCGGTTGCTGTTCCTCAATTGTTGTTGGATCCAATGGAGAAATAACTTTTCACCAGATTCATTGAATGTACATAGTTTGATTTGCCGGAAGTGCGTAGACGATAGCAGCATCGTCAAAAACATTGGCATGGCAGTATGACGCAGGGTCTGGGTGATCCGTTGTCAGAATTTCTACCAGATCAGGTATTTTCGTCGGCAGGCGAAGCGCTCCATACACCGAGAGAGAAAATGGCCAAGGATGATTTTCATTGGCGAAGAATTCTGTTAAGTCTCCATCACGGTACTGACTTAATTGCTAAGTAGAGCTGGCTGAAAAGATTGCaatcaggttttttttacttgaacaaTGCTGCTTAGCACTTGTGTTTGGCTTTGATTTCAGACGCTTCCAAATGGCCAACGAATTTCTTTTGATGGGCTTATGAATGCTGGTGCTTTGGTCTCAAATTAAATCCTTAACATGCTTCTGGTACTGGGAAATGCCAAGGGCTTCGATTGTGCGGACTGTGGAAACAACATCTTTTATTAGCACAATTTCAAGTGTCCAAAGCAAGCAGTTGTGAAGGATCTTCAATGAAAGGGTTACCTATTTCTGAGATTGTTTCAGTGAGGCTCTTCACTTGTTTCCTGAAGACCTCCTGCATAATCATCCCCTGTTCATGCTGCTTGCAAATGTTGATGTTTTCTCCATCCATGAACTGGTCCTCAAATTCCTTCAGCAGTCTTGCTAGCTATGGACCTGAAACCATCCATATTCTGGAGACAGCTGGGTTTTCGGTAAGTCCTACCACGCCACCAGACCCTTTACCAACGTTGTTTTGTTCATGACCATGGTCAAGAGGCATGCAAGAGAACTTGTGTTGAGTCTTTTGAAGAACCCACATTTGTTTGACCTcttcttttatattttgtggTAGAGCCTTCATGTATCGGATGTGAATGGGGATCCAGCGAGCGTAGTTAGTGTGATCCAGAACGAAGAACCAAGACACCAATGCCTCCAAAGCCACCATAAAGAGATCAAATCTGGGATACGATGAGCACGGATGAAAATCAGCACAAGTGTTTCATATTTCAAGATGATATCCCAGTACTCTGAAATGTAGGGCTTGCCGTTATCATCTTCTGCTTCCACGTTTCAAAAGACATCCCACTGTCAGACTCCACCTTCAGTTGCCAagcatctctctctctctctgcagaTTTGCAAGTTTTAGGGCTGTAACTTGATGACTGTGCCTGGTTCTAGTGAGGTGGGCAGCTTTGAGGAAGGAGTCTGCTCCGAGGAGGCCACACGACACCAGCTGCACATAAGGCAGCGGTCCAACCAGATCATTTAAGAAAGTCTCCAATTGTGTTCCATAAAGCCATCTCTATATGGAGACCACCAACGTTACTAAAAAGTGCTTCTCTCCCAATGTCTCGGGCCAACGCCACTGAGCAAACTTGGCAAGGGTAGACAGTGGTTGGTCCACAGCAATTAGCGGTGTCTGTCATGGATTGAGATATGTTGTTATCTGCCTTTGGATCTCCATCACATGCTTGTATAAAAGGGGCAAGAGGGCGTCCAGAGCAGAATGCAGACCAGGCAATGTAATCTTCTTTCTCAAGCTTGTCCTTCTTTAATAGAAAAATAGATCTGTCTATCCAGGAGACTTCTGTAGCTCTTGCAATTTCAAATTACCATCAATGGTACTGAGAGAAGTTTCTGGcacttcaagtttagaaatcTGGCAAGCCACATCTGGAACAGTTGTGTATATCCTCAGGGAGTGAATACTTCCTTGACTCAGAGCAAATTACAATAGGATCTCTGAAGGTTCCAGGGCAGGATGCGGTGGGAAACTGAAAGATATTTATCCCAGCACTATGGAATGAGCCCTCGGCTGTTGTAAAGAAGGGTTATGATCTATGTCATCCAAAGTCCAAACCGTGAACAGACCTTATGTTAGATTTGCAGGGCAGACAAGCTGCTTGTCAATGACACGATCGTAGCTAACACTGATGCCCAGTCTATACAGGAtgttcattgttattttgttgcatCTCATGAGTGTATGGATACATAACCCAATGTAGAGAGGAAGAGGTGATGGCTCCCTTTCACTGGAATGCCTGCTGTTTTTTGCCTCAGAagctttgtttttttgcattgaAGACGACCATCTGAGCAATGGAAAGACAAACCTGTGACTCAGTGATACCTTGGTGCTTTACATTAGGTCCATTCAGCAGCATGGCAACTAGTGTCTTAAGGCTTGCCGGAACAGAATTTTCCAGGTGGTTATGTTCAAAATTCCCGGTAAAAGGGAGGGATTCCCAATCAAATATGTCTTGTCTGATGCTTTTAACAACTGATATAGATTAGCTAAAATTAATATCAAAGTGAATACGCcaggaaggaaaaaaaaattgaattggcTAATTGAAGCCCACCTCCAAATTGTAggtgcaaataataaaacaaatatataaaattgTACATTGAATCTTTATAAATGAGTTATTTATCAAACCACTAACAATTACGTTGTAATTAGTCTTAATTATTGATAATTAGTTTATAAGCATCAGTCTACTTTGActttaaagtaaaaaacacaTAATTCGAACCCTTTCAAGAGGCGGCCTAATTAATAAAGGGCTGAGTACAGCActcaactgaagaaaaaaaatacgccagataattttttatatagattttatatgcaaattaggCACAAATTTGGATTTATGCAAATTAGGCACCCTTCCAAGATTTTTTGTCAGGTGTCACCCCTTCTAAATATCTTCTCTAGGACCAAAAGAATATATCTACCAAGTTTGGTGCTTTGGGCCAGTCGGTCACGATCTCGTCAAAATTTGGACCTAAGCAACCTGACTATTAGTAATGGTGGTTGTGTCTAGCAATTGAAAGAAACAGaactggtaagaaacaaaaatcgtgaagatcaaagatttacataaaacttacacagtctaataatgatagtagaaaacatctctGAAATATATctctctgaaatgtcatacttgatgaggaataagtaaaacaattttcacgtttggagtttatcgctcagtgagcatttcattaaaaaaatttcaaatgatgtcatgcaaaatgtataAGCAGGTtttaactattttcttgtgaccgaGATGGCCAATCGACCTCAAACTTCAACAGAATTGTCAGTACATTATGTGCTTatacactaccagcaactgttttgttagcaaaaacaaattctgtaacgtGCCTTCAACTACAAAGGTTCACAAGTTgacttttgtttatttcaggTACTTGGGAGTGCGATGGGAAAACAGATAATCCCTATCAGCCTTGGGGTTCAGGTGAACCAAATGATTACAAAGGTCGAGAAGATTGTGGCAAGGCCAACTCAGGAGGCATCGGATGGGGAGATATCCCATGTTCCAACTATGTACACGCAGTATGCAAGAAGCCTGTAGCAGTACTTCACTTGTAAAGACACAATCACTCAAGAaatttcagattcaaattcaaaataataccaagaaacagcaaaaaaacatcagaaaaaaaggaatatgTCATTGAAGTTGATGATAGTTTATTAGACTAATGTTATTTTTATCtgaaatgtttgtatttgtgtTCGTGTTAGATAGTTGTTGCTAGTACAGAACATTATTTAATCAGctgtaaatattgaaaaaattatatatcaTCACCTTGATCAGAAAAAGAGCATTTTCCAAAGAAACTTACAATCTTGGTTTAGATCCAAAAGTTTGAATGAGCAAGAATCCTTAAtttgtaaaacaacaaaatgtgtaATTGATAATCTGTAATGTAGGGCCTACCCAATCAAATCCAATAGTGGcactatacgcctctcttaatacttatgcatgacgtcataattcttacccaaaatgaggctatgggcgcacgtccccccatcacttgcagtggctgcgcccatcgcctcgttttgagtaaGCATTGtcacgtacctcatgcataaatattaagagaggcgtatacatGAGCAATGATTGTTCCTGTGCATCAACATTTTCACTGTCTTAGTGCTTTTTAATGAGGAATGTTTTCGTTccaaatcgattcaaaaaagggaacGAATGTAATGTGTAATTACTTGTTTCTGTACTTAGCATTTTCACTGTCTTTTCAAAAGAGAATTTTGTtgttctaaatcgattcaaaaaagggaatccttaaaacaaaaataacgaaTGTACAAATAAGTAATTGCTAATCTGTAATATAACCAATCAAATCCAGTAGTGGCACTAAGGGAAGCAAATTATTGTTTCTGTACTAAACATTTTCACTGTCTTAtaagtgcttttcaatggggaatttttatgttctaaatcgattcaaaaaagggaatccttaaaggcagtggacactattggtaattactcaaaataattattagcataaaaccttacttggtaatgagtaatggggagaggttggtagtataacacattgtgagaaacggctccctacgaagtgaagtagttttcgagaaagaagtaattttccacgaatttgattttgagacctcaagtttagaatttgaggtctcaaaatcaagcatcttaaagcacacaacttcatgtgacaagggtgttttgtctttcattattatctcgcaagttcgatgaccgattgagctcaaattttcacaggtttgttattttatgcatatgttgagatacaccaactgtggaggctattctttgacagttaccaatagtgtacactgcctttaaaacaaaaataacgaaTGTACAAAATGTGTAATTGCTAATTTGTAATATAACCAAGCAAATCCAATTGTGGCACTAAGGGAAGCAATACTTGTTACTGTACTTAACATTTTCACTGttgtagtgcttttcaatggggaattttTTCGGTCTAAATCGATTGAAAAATGAGAAtcctcaaaacaaaaatcaggaaAATCTTTGAGGATCGCAATTCTATACTACAGGGAACGGTGCCCTATTGTAGACATTATATTTGCTTCTGTACATCAACATTTTCACTGTCGTAGTACTTTTCAATTGGTAATGTTTCATTCCACAACGATTCAAAAAAGAGAATCCTCTTAACAAAAATctggggaaaaaagtaggacagCAACTCTACGGGGAGGGGGTGCCCTCAGTTGCTATTGTAGCACTGTCTATTGGGCTGGAGAGGCTTGGTATTCTTTGATGAAAcaggcttaccaaccaaatttccatttgttgcatattgctggtattctgctgttgtttgcttatcctgaaaatcacatgtaaatttggttggtgattctgttttatgcaaatatttcatgctaagcaaattttggtgcttagcagcccAATCACCGTTCATCCATATTTCAAGGTGTTTTGTGTTAATGAAGCCTAATTATTGTTACGTTACCTAAATTAAGATataaaaatgttaataaaaaGATTGATAAACATAGCCAAAGCCTCCCGGGCATTTTTTGGGGCCAGGCCATTACCATTAACGACCCAGCAAGGAAATGCGTGAAACtatctttgccccccccccccctttgtttgttattttatctagaagttgtgatacacgaagtgtggcccttggacaatactattttccgaaagtgtccaatggctttaactgggTCAATTTTAAATATTACCTGCCTTCATTATTCATCGTTACCAATGCTCCAGTTATTGAACTCCATAAATTAACAATTACGTGTTAGTATAAGAAGACCCATCAGTCCGGATACATTTATTGAACGATTTGGAGCGTAGTGAACCAGTAGCacttaaaggccctggacacctttggtcattgtcaaagaccagtcttctcactaggtgtatctcaacatatgcacaaaataacaaacctgtgaaaatttgaactcaattggtcatcgaagttgcaagataataatggaagaaaaatcactcttctcacacgaagtggtgtgctttcagatggttgatttcgagacctcaaaacctaATGCTGAGGTCTTacaatcaaaatcaaatattttagtggaaaattacttctttctcaaaaattacgttacttcagagggagccgtttctcacaatgttttaatatactatcaactattttgagtaaattaccaatagtgtccagtgcctttaaagactaatTAATTACATAATAACTGTATGAGCTTCCGTAGCacaactacttcatcagatATATAAGAATAACAATCGAACGGTTGCAAAAACAAGGCcaggaatttcatttttgaaagggcaaggccgttttcattttgcaaagggcacttccattgaaaaatcttGAAGTCTTAAGGGGAACTTTcaaaggggcaccaaagccaagaccatGGGGCaacggattcaagctctggtgtttgatcagcagagtgtgggtttgaatctcggtcatgacacttgctacgtaaaattggggaggtagtgctttctgctctaccggccaggcttcggactgatgataatCCGTATGGTCTGTAAAGggtgtaaccctgtttcagccctaggagtaggtggcaacggcctctggaataaaataattgtagcccacaccttgaagtggccttcaggccttacttgtgtgtctggcgacttgcataaaattaaaataaattaatttaaaaattaaacagaGGCCCGTagcctgcatgtaattccaggcctgaaaaaCCAAAAGGTAGACTTTCCCTTTAACCTGTCCTCTAACATCACTAGACACTTTATTGATTACAAAGCAACACAATCCTTCAAGAGATTGAGCGTAGCGCATTGGGTTGAAGCTGGCTATTTGAGGGGAACATTGAGCCATTGATTAGCGATTATGAACTGCCGCTAATTAAAACCTGACATTTATTGCCAGTGTATTTGTTGCTTCACAAGTTTTTCAgcaaatgtaggcctacatttcaGTCTACAATTTCAGTTAATACCGAACTGTTATGGAAAGATAAAGtagtagtatttgagaaaaccACTACTTAGCTCTGCGACATTTTCTGCCCATCTTGTCTACTTTCTAAGATTTATATAATTTATAAGATTTAAACAATGGTTCTCGAATTCATTCTAATTTACTTCATGTATTTCTGATGTATATTTCTGTTAGCTGAATATTTTTTAGTCTTTAGACTTTGTTGTttggtattttttaaataaataaaacaaaaatgaaattaaattaaataagtaTTGGGTCGAAGCCTTGCAAGTCAGTACTGTAGGTATGTCAAACTCTTTCCCTATGTGCTacacaaaaatataataatagtaatagtaataaagacatttgtaaagcgcctaatgcaaaagctgTTAAGCTCATAACACCATCTTGGATCAGAATTAACAGTCAGTTGTCTGAAGTATTGAATTGAAACCTTGACATTAAAACTTTATGTAAGTCGAACCCTATGTGCtgcacaaaaaaagaaaaaaaatctggaTTGAAACTAAAAATCAATTTTCATAAAAGCAGACTACAGAGCTTTTCCAGTAAGAAGTAAATCTAGCTCAATCCTAAATTGGCAACAGGCTTTTTTATCTATATATAGATGGGTAAAACTGCCATCCATTGTTCTCTAATCCTAATGTAAGACTTCTCAAGGTAATTGGTAACATAACTCCTAAAACAGAACACAATTCCACTGACGTGATACTGTAAGTAGAGACTTCATGACGAGACCTTCACGAGTCGCGCATGCAACAGACTCAAACAGTGTATGGATTTACAGAGTTATCAAATCTTATTTCGGAAAGGTAGACATTTCAATGTATATTTGTTTGCGGTATAACTCCATGTCtgtgtctacttgccatgtagagtttgttctttagagaattgtctttctttattctataCTACCGCAGAATAGAATTTTTGGATTTCGGGAAACTTATCAGTTCTCAAAAGACCTGtgctgctttttaactactacccggacAGAAGGTAGAAAactggctgggactactacttacgTTTAAAGAGGATCTGTAATTACCTCACTTTTGTAGAGTGAGAGAGTTCTTAtatggtctcaacgttttgaccagCTTTCTCTAGGCATCATCAGGAGACATTTCACAAATTCTATTTTAAAGATATTTACAAGCCAAAAACAATGGGTAAACTTGATGTTCTGATGTTAGAGACATTACTCATTTACATGTATCTGATGAATGGATGCAGCAATGCTACCAATGAGGTATGCAAGACCTCCGTTGGAGCATCTACTCAAGATTGGATCAAATGGGGAGACAACTTCTACAAAGTCATCATGGAGAAGATGCCGTGGCTAGAGGCAAGTGATGCCTGTGCTAAGATGGGTGGAGTGATGGTCACCCCAAAATCCGAGAATGAGGGTCGATTCCTTGCTGGGATCACACCGTGGCCCACAAATAGTGTAAATCATTTCTGGATCAACTGTAATGACCGACTGGTAGAAGGTTAGTGTTTCAAACtttttacatgtacaaacatgtaGCAACTTGTCTATTTTTTGAAAATTCCATGCAAGTATGCATTGAGATCTTGAGTTAAAAGATGGGTGGAAACGAGGTAACAAACAGGAATGAAATTTCAAAGCTTATCATTTTGCAGTGGTTTTCATTCTGGGTACTCAGAGAAATACAAGTTTcaaaaaatttatttatttttcccaTGTGCCACTATAACACTAAAAATGAGAcacttaatcatttttttttaattatttgttaaaagttaATTCTTATTCatgaatacctcagacagtttcgctattcctattggtggagagcaatATTCCCTTGTTGAAGGCAAGTGTTTCAAACTATATACTAAACATATCCGAATACTGTCTCAGGCATAAACATGCAAcacacatacagagctcaaggacgtcagAAAATggaagttttacagagtttcttacttgagtacgccttttaaccaaaaaggcacttatgaatgggaataataTAGTaatgactcgttcttaaactgccgtttaaaaccttgcagggtcgtggccgtgcgatccTTTATCACACTGCCACGACCCAGCCGGTTTTAAAAtgtgctacccttttattcccttatagTCAGTACGTAGCTTAGGGATGGAATCGTGACCGACTGGCCCAAAGCACCAAATTTGGTAGACCTTCTATAGGCCCCAGAAATCAATTTTAGAAGGGGTGAcaccaacaaatatttttggaaggtacctaatttgcataatttcaaaatggctgcaaaATCCTATATTTAAGCACTAATTTCggtacatttttatcatttgaaagcaaaggtcattttgaaatattttcttcgGTGGTTTTGTTTACATATCCTGCACTTAAACAACATTAATGAACTGATGATGTGCGTAAGTAATTAAGTGTAGtcagaaatccaagatggccactataataataaattaagtaTCCTGGTTCGAAGTATGCACAACAGTTAGTTTTTGTTGTTACTACCGTCTGAACTTTTAAAACAGTCCCATGTGGGGGAAATTGGTTTACACTGACAATATCTTCAAAGATTATGGCAGCTTCCGCTGCACTTGTAAAGCGCTATGCAAGAAAGCCCAGCTTTGCGGCATCTGCAGATTCTGAAGCACTGTGGCAGTGTTTGGCATCCGCACTCAACAGCTCTCTGCAGACACTGGCTGCCTCTGGATGAGTGACCACACAGGCTTCCAGTCAGATGCAACCTTTGTCCAACCATATCCCTTGGGCAGTGGAGCACGCTGTTCAGACTTCAAGCTTGTTGTCCAGATGCTCGCCTTTCCAGGAGGAAACTTTGTGTTCGATACCTTCTCAGTTAGTAGTTGAAATAGCTCTTGTTTATTGGTGGGATCCTGCAGAAAGTTTAGGAAGTTTGTTGGTAGTTTAGTGTTCCCTGCAACCTTCTTCCTTATACTTTTTCCTCCTCATAGATTGCTTCAAACATACCTCTCTTGTATGTATTCCACACTATGTCTACTCGGTTGCTGTTCCTCAATTGTTGTTGGATCCAATGGAGAAATAACTTTTCACCAGATTCATTGAATGTACATAGTTTGATTTGCCGGAAGTGCGTAGACGATAGCAGCATCGTCAAAAACATTGGCATGGCAGTATGACGCAGGGTCTGGGTGATCCGTTGTCAGAATTTCTACCAGATCAGGTATTTTCGTCGGCAGGCGAAGCGCTCCATACACCGAGAGAGAAAATGGCCAAGGATGATTTTCATTGGCGAAGAATTCTGTTAAGTCTCCATCACGGTACTGACTTAATTGCTAAGTAGAGCTGGCTGAAAAGATTGCaatcaggttttttttacttgaacaaTGCTGCTTAGCACTTGTGTTTGGCTTTGATTTCAGACGCTTCCAAATGGCCAACGAATTTCTTTTGATGGGCTTATGAATGCTGGTGCTTTGGTCTCAAATTAAATCCTTAACATGCTTCTGGTACTGGGAAATGCCAAGGGCTTCGATTGTGCGGACTGTGGAAACAACATCTTTTATTAGCACAATTTCAAGTGTCCAAAGCAAGCAGTTGTGAAGGATCTTCAATGAAAGGGTTACCTATTTCTGAGATTGTTTCAGTGAGGCTCTTCACTTGTTTCCTGAAGACCTCCTGCATAATCATCCCCTGTTCATGCTGCTTGCAAATGTTGATGTTTTCTCCATCCATGAACTGGTCCTCAAATTCCTTCAGCAGTCTTGCTAGCTAGGGACCTGAAACCATCCATATTCTGGAGACAGCTGGGTTTTCGGTAAGTCCTACCACGCCACCAGACCCTTTACCAACGTTGTTTTGTTCATGACCATGGTCAAGAGGCATGCAAGAGAACTTGTGTTGAGTCTTTTGAAGAACCCACATTTGTTTGACCTcttcttttatattttgtggTAGAGCCTTCATGTATCGGATGTGAATGGGGATCCAGCGAGCGTAGTTAGTGTGATCCAGAACGAAGAACCAAGACACCAATGCCTCCAAAGCCACCATAAAGAGATCAAATCTGGGATACGATGAGCACGGATGAAAATCAGCACAAGTGTTTCATATTTCAAGATGATATCCCAGTACTCTGAAATGTAGGGCTTGCCGTTATCATCTTCTGCTTCCACGTTTCAAAAGACATCCCACTGTCAGACTCCACCTTCAGTTGCCAagcatctctctctctctctgcagaTTTGCAAGTTTTAGGGCTGTAACTTGATGACTGTGCCTGGTTCTAGTGAGGTGGGCAGCTTTGAGGAAGGAGTCTGCTCCGAGGAGGCCACACGACACCAGCTGCACATAAGGCAGAAAGTCTCCAATTGTGTTCCATAAAGCCATCTCTATATGGAGACCACCAACGTTACTAAAAAGTGCTTCTCTCCCAATGTCTCGGGCCAACGCCACTGAGCAAACTTGGCAAGGGTAGACAGTGGTTGGTCCACAGCAATTAGCGGTGTCTGTCATGGATTGAGATATGTTGTTATCTGCCTTTGGATCTCCATCACATGCTTGTATAAAAGGGGCAAGAGGGCGTCCAGAGCAGAATGCAGACCAGGCAATGTAATCTTCTTTCTCAAGCTTGTCCTTCTTTAATAGAAAAATAGATCTGTCTATCCAGGAGACTTCTGTAGCTCTTGCAATTTCAAATTACCATCAATGGTACTGAGAGAAGTTTCTGGcacttcaagtttagaaatcTGGCAAGCCACATCTGGAACAGTTGTGTATATCCTCAGGGAGTGAATACTTCCTTGACTCAGAGCAAATTACAATAGGATCTCTGAAGGTTCCAGGGCAGGATGCGGTGGGAAACTGAAAGATATTTATCCCAGCACTATGGAATGAGCCCTCGGCTGTTGTAAAGAAGGGTTATGATCTATGTCATCCAAAGTCCAAACCGTGAACAGACC
The sequence above is a segment of the Asterias amurensis chromosome 12, ASM3211899v1 genome. Coding sequences within it:
- the LOC139944892 gene encoding C-type lectin-like; protein product: MGKLDVLMLETLLIYMYLMNGCSNATNEVCKTSVGASTQDWIKWGDNFYKVIMEKMPWLEASDACAKMGGVMVTPKSENEGRFLAGITPWPTNSVNHFWINCNDRLVEGTWECDGKTDNPYQPWGSGEPNDYKGREDCGKANSGGIGWGDIPCSNYVHAVCKKPVAVLHL